In a genomic window of Quercus lobata isolate SW786 chromosome 4, ValleyOak3.0 Primary Assembly, whole genome shotgun sequence:
- the LOC115984677 gene encoding uncharacterized protein LOC115984677, with amino-acid sequence MDLPPSFHSKGGLVCKLTKSLYGLKQASRQWFAKFSTALVLLGFTQSKADYSLFIKKNSTSFIALLVYVDDILIASDNKQAVDELKILLDQKFKLKDLGDLKFFLGLEVARTTDVINLCQRKYTLEVLGDAGMLGCKPAKVPMDQNLKLSKYEGKELQDPSSYRRLIGRLLYLTITRPNITFAVNRLSQFMAHPREPHLLTAHKVLQYLKSSPGKGLFFSSKSELHLKAFADADWASCPDTRRSVTGFCVFLGESFISWKSKKQQTVSRSSTESEYRSMAVAVCEII; translated from the coding sequence ATGGATCTCCCACCAAGCTTCCACAGCAAGGGGGGGCTGGTATGCAAGCTTACTAAGTCCTTGTATGGACTAAAACAAGCTTCAAGGCAATGGTTTGCCAAGTTTTCCACTGCATTAGTTCTTCTTGGATTTACACAGTCCAAGGCTGACTACTCTCTTTTCATTAAGAAGAACTCTACTTCTTTCATTGCCCTATTGGTTTACGTTGATGATATATTGATTGCTAGTGACAACAAGCAAGCAGTTGATGAGTTGAAGATTCTATTAGATCAAAAATTCAAGCTAAAAGATTTgggtgatttgaaatttttcttaGGCCTTGAAGTTGCAAGGACTACTGATGTTATCAATTTATGCCAAAGAAAATATACACTTGAAGTGTTGGGTGATGCTGGTATGTTAGGATGTAAACCAGCCAAAGTGCCTATGGATCAGAATCTCAAGCTTAGTAAGTATGAGGGAAAGGAGTTGCAAGATCCAAGCTCTTATAGAAGATTGATAGGAAGGTTACTATACTTAACAATAACCAGGCCTAACATAACCTTTGCTGTAAATAGACTCAGTCAGTTCATGGCACATCCTAGAGAACCCCATCTGCTAACAGCTCATAAGGTCTTGCAATATCTAAAGAGTTCACCAGGGAAAGGCTTGTTTTTCTCAAGCAAATCAGAATTGCACTTGAAGGCCTTTGCTGATGCAGACTGGGCTTCATGCCCTGACACTAGGAGATCTGTCACTGGTTTTTGTGTCTTTCTTGGTGAGTCTTTTATTTCATGGAAGTCAAAGAAGCAACAAACAGTTTCACGGTCTTCAACAGAGTCTGAGTATAGATCAATGGCAGTAGCAGTCTGTGAGATCATTTAG
- the LOC115984678 gene encoding uncharacterized protein LOC115984678 → MVYRRTTKEVWKKLQNMFSQGNGPRVYQLQKDLASISQRELTLLMGLNDSFSHIRGQILLMDPIPSVDKVYSLLVQDERQRSVGHSNNGPFVESTALAAKIMNFGSGSKTFKKGKERPTCSHCGLLGHTVEKCYKIHGYPPGYKTKARANQVSSLDSVQDSVATLTPQHFPFTMEQC, encoded by the exons ATGGTGTATCGGAGAACTACCAAGGAAGTTTGGAAGAAGCTTCAAAACATGTTCTCTCAAGGCAATGGACCTAGGGTTTATCAATTGCAGAAAGATCTTGCTAGCATTTCTCAACGGGAACTCACT CTTCTAATGGGTCTCAATGATTCATTCTCTCACATTCGAGGTCAAATTTTGTTGATGGATCCCATTCCTTCTGTTGACAAAGTATACTCTTTGTTGGTTCAAGATGAAAGGCAGAGGTCAGTTGGACATAGCAACAATGGTCCTTTTGTTGAATCCACAGCCCTTGCAgccaaaataatgaattttggtTCTGGTTCTAAGACTTTCAAGAAAGGAAAGGAGAGGCCTACTTGCAGCCATTGTGGATTGCTTGGTCATACTGTGGAAAAATGCTACAAAATCCATGGATATCCTCCTGGATATAAAACCAAAGCAAGGGCAAACCAGGTCTCTTCCCTTGATTCTGTTCAAGATTCTGTTGCAACACTAACTCCACAGCATTTTCCTTTCACAATGGAGCAATGCTAG